AAAATAGTGGGAAATCTTGAAGATTTCCCATTTTCTTTTTCCTTAATCTTGAGCTCCCCCTTTTTTTTGGGGGGATGGGGAGAGAAGATTCTGAATGAGGGGAGAATCGAGGATTTGATTCACCTGTTTGAAATCGATCCGTTCCATCATGGCGATGAGCCGTTTAATCTGATCCAAGGGCTGCACTCCCCCGGTTCGTTCTCCCGCCTGCCCTTGAGGTGGAGGGCCGGCGAAAAACTGATTCAGTCGTTTTAACCCCCCTAACTTTTCGAGCGTTTGCATCATCTGGGTAATGGATTCCATCGTTTTTTCTACTTGATGGATAGAAGAAGAAAGCCCTCGGATTCCTTCCCGGAAGTTGTTCATTTGCGAGATGAAATCCCCTGCATGGGGGGGAGGAGAGAGGAGATTCTCATCGGGGTGATTTTCCGCATTCTTTTTGGGAGAGGTTTTCATTTCTTTCAAAGGGAGGTTTTTTTGTTTTTCCGGATTCGGGTTGCGCCAAGATTTCGTCACTCATCCTTACCTCCTTCATTCCAGGTCACTTTATCCTATGCACCTCTTTCCGCCCTTGTTCCCGGTGTCCATTCATTGCCTTCCTGTGATATAATCAATCCATCGAGGAGGGATAGGATGCTTGATGCGGTCATTGCGATTTTTATCATGTTCTTGGCTAATCTTCTGATTACATTTTCCAGGTCGCGCCTGCAAGGAATCGGGAGGAAGGTCCTCTCCTCCATCGCTTTTCTCCTTCTTCTCCCTGCCTTTCTCTTTGCTTTAAGGGCCGTTTTCTAAGGAGGAGTCCTTCATGAGGAAACACCTTGCCCTTCTGGGATCCTTTCTTTTCCTTCTCCTTCTCTCCGGTTGCTTCTACCCGGGAAAGGAAGAGGAAAATTTCTCCACTCTTACCTTTCAGGTGCAGACGGTTCAAAGCGCCGTCGATCGTTATTTCAAACAGACAGGGAGTCTCCCCCTTATCGAAAATAGCGGGGAACGTTTTCTTTATGAGAAAAATGCCATCGACTTCGGCAAACTCTACCCTCAATATCTTTCCACCCTGCCGACCAATTCCTTTGAAAAAGGAGGGCATTACCGGTATGTCCTCTATCTGAATGGGGAAGAGATCGCCGTAAAGTTGATTGACCTCACTTTAAGCAGCGCTGTGGGAGAGCTTCAGTTGAAGATCAATGATTTTTTCCAAAGAGAAGGGATATTACCCATGAAGAGAGGCCCGAACCTTTATCAATATGAGATCGATTACGAGAAATTGGGGATCAAAAAACCGGTTTTAAACAGCCCCTTTACAGGGAAACCCCTCTCGTTCGCTTTATCTCCCAAGGGGGAGGTCTTTATCGACTACGCCCCCGACCTTATGCAATATAAAGAAAAAGGTTATACGGGAAAAGGGGAAGATGCGCGGGAGATCCTCATCGAGAATTCCTATTTCGTGCCGGTGAAGTCCTTCCCATACCGCTGGATAAAAGGGGAACCCGTTCTCTCCATGGATCTTCCCCGCTGAGTCATTTTTTTTGGGGATGGCCATATAGATCTACTATAGGGCCATCCCGCTTTTTTATTTTTCTGTGCAAAGATAGAGGAAACGGTCATACGACGGTGGGAAGTACATATATTTATAGTGTCCAAGTATAAGCCTTAGAGCAAATAAGGGTTCGGAAATTAAAGGAGGGAACGAAGTGGAACGATTTGATATCTTTCGGGATATTGCGGAAAGGACGGGCGGAGATATCTATGTGGGGGTAGTGGGCCCTGTCCGTACCGGAAAATCGACATTTATTAAGCGGTTTATGG
The DNA window shown above is from Thermicanus aegyptius DSM 12793 and carries:
- a CDS encoding DUF2768 family protein produces the protein MLDAVIAIFIMFLANLLITFSRSRLQGIGRKVLSSIAFLLLLPAFLFALRAVF